A single window of Leptospira wolffii serovar Khorat str. Khorat-H2 DNA harbors:
- a CDS encoding FAD-dependent oxidoreductase has product MSGKIYEWKNLGDSKEIKVDVVVVGTGCGGATLAYELSKAGKKVALIEEGGYYHTGTFDNHELNMAGKVSAERNMATTADGTVNIVYGKNVGGASVHYWADSYRTPDDRLEYWRDKFGVLGHSPEDLKPFWKELDDTLNVHPAKEENFNRMNQLVRKASKELGWEGSPVPQARKNCQKSGHCMQGCMFGAKQSQLITHIPMAMALGADLFADTKALELEFEGDKVVSLEAVVIDRPSQKESEVRLKFKADTFVIAAGGFGSSTFLLRNGLKSKLPALGEFLAINPSPFVHALYKEPIVQWRNIPSAYGVEEFRLARFSGGTYKEGGYLIMANQLQPGAIGALVPGFGKEHFEIMQDLPRLGGTIGWIDDPENELGRIEVKSGGKREVQYTFGPLTKEILRDCIRKQVLLNFQAGAVKVILPDLKRTVLEKASEISKIDSIPLSPASMAMAAPHPAGGCRMGLDPKSSVVDWKHRVHGVSNLFVSDSSVFPTAVSVDPSYTIMAFSKRTAQFILEKKA; this is encoded by the coding sequence ATGTCGGGTAAAATATACGAATGGAAAAACTTGGGAGATTCCAAGGAAATCAAAGTCGACGTAGTAGTCGTAGGAACCGGTTGCGGAGGAGCGACTCTCGCTTACGAACTTTCCAAGGCGGGCAAGAAGGTAGCACTCATAGAAGAAGGCGGTTACTATCATACGGGAACTTTCGATAATCACGAACTGAATATGGCAGGCAAGGTCTCAGCCGAAAGGAATATGGCGACCACTGCGGATGGAACGGTCAATATCGTTTACGGCAAGAATGTGGGCGGCGCCTCCGTTCATTATTGGGCTGACAGTTACAGAACTCCCGATGATCGATTGGAATATTGGAGAGATAAGTTCGGAGTTTTAGGACATTCTCCGGAAGACCTAAAACCTTTTTGGAAGGAATTGGACGATACGTTAAACGTTCATCCCGCCAAAGAAGAGAATTTCAATCGTATGAACCAATTGGTCCGCAAGGCTTCCAAGGAATTAGGGTGGGAAGGAAGTCCGGTTCCTCAGGCAAGAAAGAACTGCCAGAAGTCCGGCCATTGCATGCAAGGTTGTATGTTCGGAGCGAAACAAAGCCAGCTCATCACTCATATTCCCATGGCGATGGCCTTAGGAGCCGATCTATTTGCGGATACCAAGGCATTGGAACTGGAGTTCGAAGGGGATAAGGTGGTATCTTTAGAGGCGGTAGTCATAGATAGACCTTCCCAAAAAGAGTCCGAAGTCAGATTGAAATTCAAGGCGGACACTTTCGTAATCGCCGCAGGAGGTTTCGGAAGCTCCACTTTTCTTTTACGCAACGGATTAAAATCCAAATTGCCTGCGTTAGGAGAATTCTTAGCGATCAATCCTTCCCCTTTCGTTCACGCTCTTTACAAGGAGCCGATCGTGCAATGGAGAAACATTCCCTCCGCTTACGGAGTTGAAGAATTCCGACTGGCCAGGTTTTCCGGAGGAACATATAAGGAAGGCGGTTATCTCATCATGGCAAACCAACTCCAACCCGGAGCGATAGGCGCCTTGGTTCCGGGCTTCGGTAAGGAGCATTTCGAAATCATGCAGGATCTTCCTAGACTAGGAGGGACCATCGGTTGGATCGACGATCCGGAAAACGAACTCGGAAGAATAGAAGTCAAATCCGGTGGTAAAAGAGAAGTGCAATATACTTTCGGACCCTTGACAAAGGAGATTCTAAGAGATTGTATCCGTAAGCAAGTCCTACTGAATTTCCAAGCCGGAGCCGTGAAGGTAATTCTCCCAGACTTGAAACGCACAGTCCTGGAAAAAGCTTCCGAAATTTCCAAAATAGATTCCATCCCTTTGAGTCCCGCATCGATGGCGATGGCGGCACCCCATCCCGCGGGAGGATGTAGAATGGGACTGGATCCTAAATCTTCCGTAGTCGATTGGAAGCATAGAGTACACGGAGTTTCAAACCTATTCGTAAGCGACTCTAGTGTGTTTCCTACCGCGGTTTCCGTGGACCCGAGCTATACCATCATGGCTTTTTCTAAGAGAACCGCCCAATTCATTCTGGAGAAAAAAGCCTAA
- a CDS encoding nucleoside-diphosphate kinase, whose product MARTFIMIKPDGVKNKHVGDILQRIEKEGFKILGLKYLKLSLEDAKQFYKVHAARPFYNDLCGYMSSGPIVAAALERDNAVQHWRDVIGATDPKEAAAGTIRALFAESKEANAVHGSDSDDNAALEISFFFKGNELF is encoded by the coding sequence ATGGCTAGAACATTTATCATGATTAAACCCGACGGAGTCAAAAACAAGCACGTCGGCGATATTCTCCAAAGAATCGAAAAAGAAGGCTTTAAGATTTTAGGACTTAAATATCTCAAACTATCCCTGGAAGACGCAAAGCAATTCTATAAAGTACACGCAGCCCGTCCTTTCTATAACGATCTTTGCGGCTATATGTCTTCCGGCCCTATCGTTGCGGCCGCTCTGGAAAGAGACAATGCGGTCCAACATTGGAGAGACGTTATCGGCGCCACCGATCCTAAGGAAGCTGCCGCAGGAACCATCCGTGCCTTATTTGCGGAAAGCAAGGAAGCCAATGCGGTTCACGGATCCGATTCCGACGATAACGCGGCGCTGGAAATCAGCTTCTTCTTCAAAGGAAACGAGCTATTCTAA
- a CDS encoding DUF2905 domain-containing protein → MEPLGKTFLWIGAVFLLLGLVLVFGSKIPFISSLGNLPGDIRIEKENFKIYFPFATSVLLSIGLSLLLYLWNRFFH, encoded by the coding sequence ATGGAACCGCTCGGTAAAACGTTTCTCTGGATCGGCGCCGTTTTTCTCCTTCTCGGCCTGGTTTTGGTCTTCGGATCCAAAATCCCCTTTATCTCTTCCTTAGGAAATCTTCCGGGCGATATCCGAATCGAAAAAGAGAACTTCAAAATCTACTTCCCTTTCGCGACATCCGTTCTTTTAAGCATAGGGCTTTCTTTGCTTTTATATCTCTGGAATCGCTTCTTCCATTAA
- a CDS encoding ferredoxin has protein sequence MADKNDKVPENVPGKFYIDNSCVPCNDCLEEAPTLLKYTDDESKVYFHKQPSTPEEMIAARKAKEICPVEAIGDDGE, from the coding sequence ATGGCTGATAAGAACGATAAAGTTCCTGAGAACGTTCCCGGAAAGTTTTACATCGATAATAGCTGCGTCCCTTGCAACGATTGCTTAGAGGAAGCTCCTACTTTATTGAAATACACCGACGACGAGTCCAAAGTATACTTTCATAAGCAGCCTTCCACCCCTGAGGAAATGATCGCGGCTCGCAAGGCCAAGGAAATCTGTCCTGTAGAGGCGATCGGAGACGACGGAGAATAA
- a CDS encoding PAS domain S-box protein produces MQDNGFFRSLVEQSRELICLHDSEGCYLYVNPAAKPLLGFDPQELIGKSPFEFLPQEDGEKALREIKDSFRSGNPIEATQYRFIRKDGSEIWLETSMQPVRDQQGRITHIQTSSRDVTSQAVLHRSFEQEKKFSSLMSELAHVGAWESNIEEGTLFWSPAVFKILGRDPSLGIDRETVYRKYSHPEDMEKLRNFNMKAYQQGESYAVEHRMLDEEGNVIWVRSYGKPLHSGDRIVGVYGAMQDITFSKLVEEEIRLSEKKFSEAFHSSGNGIILVDKDGSLLEVNQSFAQMVGYTQEELLYKSFQEITHQEDLGIGGEALRKLVRGEKNNAQFAKRYIHKKGHIVWVFITAAAVRKDSGELMFIVTQVQDISRKRILENILREKNSRLKSVGSHLKERISQLEEFNQIVSHNIRSPIGNIHTLVRFLEEAETEEEKREYIDYLKKTSEQLLSTLNELVEVIRIRQSPKIVSERISFEESFSHVKSMFLGQITETGADVRFDFTLCPWINYPPVYLESIFLNLLSNSLKYRSQGRKPVIKFRTYWSGGIQVLEAEDNGLGIDLNKHGNQIFKLHKRFHRDTDGKGLGLFMTKNQIESLGGEIHVESVPGSGTKFVIQLLRANEFSI; encoded by the coding sequence TTGCAAGATAACGGTTTCTTTCGATCCCTGGTAGAACAAAGCCGAGAACTGATTTGTTTGCATGACTCCGAGGGATGTTACTTATACGTAAACCCCGCCGCAAAGCCTCTCTTGGGTTTCGATCCGCAGGAGCTCATCGGAAAGAGTCCTTTTGAATTTCTACCACAAGAGGATGGAGAAAAAGCCCTAAGAGAGATAAAGGATTCTTTTCGATCGGGAAATCCCATCGAGGCCACCCAATACAGATTTATCCGTAAAGACGGATCCGAGATTTGGCTCGAGACGTCTATGCAACCCGTTCGAGACCAACAGGGTAGAATAACGCATATACAGACCAGCTCCAGGGATGTGACATCCCAGGCAGTTTTACATCGCAGTTTCGAGCAGGAAAAAAAATTCTCCAGTCTTATGAGCGAACTTGCTCATGTCGGCGCTTGGGAATCTAATATCGAGGAAGGGACCTTATTCTGGTCGCCTGCCGTATTCAAAATTTTAGGAAGAGATCCGAGTCTCGGCATAGATCGGGAAACCGTATATAGAAAATACAGTCATCCGGAAGATATGGAAAAGCTCCGTAACTTTAATATGAAGGCTTACCAACAGGGAGAAAGTTATGCGGTAGAGCACAGGATGCTCGACGAAGAAGGAAACGTAATTTGGGTAAGGAGTTACGGTAAGCCATTGCATTCCGGAGATAGGATCGTAGGCGTTTACGGGGCCATGCAAGATATCACTTTTTCGAAATTGGTGGAAGAGGAGATTCGGCTCAGCGAGAAAAAATTCTCCGAAGCGTTTCATAGCTCCGGAAACGGAATCATTCTGGTGGATAAGGACGGATCCCTTCTTGAAGTGAATCAGTCTTTCGCGCAAATGGTAGGTTATACCCAGGAGGAATTACTCTATAAGTCCTTCCAAGAAATCACCCATCAGGAGGATTTAGGCATCGGAGGCGAGGCTCTTAGGAAGCTTGTCCGAGGGGAGAAGAATAACGCTCAATTCGCAAAACGTTATATTCATAAGAAAGGCCATATAGTCTGGGTCTTTATTACGGCGGCGGCCGTCAGAAAGGATTCCGGAGAATTGATGTTCATCGTCACTCAGGTCCAGGACATATCCAGAAAAAGAATCCTGGAAAATATCCTGAGGGAAAAGAATTCCCGTCTGAAATCAGTAGGATCTCATTTAAAGGAAAGAATCTCCCAACTGGAGGAATTCAATCAGATCGTTTCGCATAATATTCGATCTCCGATCGGTAATATTCATACTCTGGTCAGATTTTTGGAAGAGGCTGAGACCGAAGAAGAAAAAAGGGAATATATCGATTATCTCAAAAAGACTTCGGAGCAATTACTCTCCACATTAAACGAACTGGTGGAAGTGATCCGGATTAGGCAGAGTCCGAAGATCGTCTCCGAAAGGATTTCCTTCGAGGAGTCTTTTTCCCACGTAAAGTCCATGTTTTTGGGCCAGATTACCGAGACAGGCGCCGACGTCCGTTTCGATTTCACGTTATGTCCATGGATTAATTATCCGCCGGTCTATTTGGAGAGTATTTTTTTGAATTTACTTTCGAATTCTCTCAAGTATCGTTCTCAAGGAAGAAAACCCGTGATAAAATTTCGGACGTATTGGAGCGGCGGAATTCAGGTTTTAGAGGCTGAGGACAACGGTTTAGGAATTGACTTGAACAAACACGGGAATCAAATCTTTAAATTGCATAAAAGATTTCACCGAGATACCGACGGTAAGGGGTTGGGTTTGTTCATGACTAAGAACCAAATCGAATCTCTAGGGGGCGAAATCCATGTGGAAAGTGTGCCCGGTTCAGGAACTAAATTCGTCATACAGTTATTGAGAGCGAATGAATTCAGTATTTAA
- the coaD gene encoding pantetheine-phosphate adenylyltransferase, translated as MTRIAVYPGSFDPLTRGHLDILQRSVGLFDKVIVGVAVNSNKSFLFSIQERIDFIREATEGWANLEIDTFEGLTVDYCKKRGAKSIIRGLRAVTDFDYEYAISLMNKKLAPEVETIFLMSSTDYSFVSSTIVKEVARHGRDVSAQVPEHVSKALLKKLSK; from the coding sequence ATGACAAGAATCGCGGTCTATCCAGGCTCCTTCGATCCGTTAACTAGAGGACATTTGGATATTCTCCAAAGATCCGTCGGACTATTCGACAAGGTAATCGTAGGAGTCGCCGTTAACTCGAATAAAAGCTTCCTATTTTCCATCCAGGAAAGGATCGATTTTATTCGGGAAGCTACGGAGGGATGGGCCAATCTGGAGATAGACACATTCGAAGGTCTGACCGTGGATTATTGCAAGAAGAGAGGCGCTAAGAGTATTATCCGCGGATTGAGAGCGGTAACCGACTTCGATTATGAATATGCAATCTCTCTAATGAACAAAAAATTGGCTCCGGAAGTCGAGACCATCTTTCTAATGTCCTCAACGGATTATTCCTTCGTTTCTTCCACAATCGTGAAGGAAGTCGCCCGCCACGGCCGGGACGTTTCCGCCCAGGTGCCGGAACACGTGAGCAAAGCACTACTTAAAAAACTATCCAAGTAA
- a CDS encoding response regulator: protein MNSVFKKQKLLLVDDDVIFVEIAKRTIEKTGAVESMKVFPDGEGAISFLKEHQTEPDVIPDFIFLDINMPFMDGWQFLDEYANFVNSLSKKPVIYMVSSSVDDSDLRRAKETPLVTDYITKPVSLDSFKRILIQS from the coding sequence ATGAATTCAGTATTTAAGAAACAGAAACTGCTATTAGTCGATGACGACGTGATTTTCGTAGAAATTGCCAAGCGTACGATCGAAAAAACCGGAGCCGTGGAAAGCATGAAAGTGTTTCCTGACGGCGAAGGCGCGATCAGTTTCTTAAAAGAACACCAAACCGAACCCGACGTGATTCCGGATTTCATTTTCTTGGATATAAATATGCCGTTTATGGACGGATGGCAGTTCCTGGACGAGTATGCGAATTTCGTAAATTCGCTTAGCAAAAAACCGGTGATTTATATGGTGAGTTCGTCCGTGGACGATTCGGACTTGCGTAGAGCCAAGGAGACTCCTCTCGTTACGGATTACATAACGAAACCAGTCTCTCTGGACTCATTTAAGAGAATTCTAATCCAATCCTGA
- a CDS encoding argininosuccinate synthase: MAAQKNIKKIVLAYSGGLDTSVILTWLKETYGCEVVAFTADVGQKEELTGLEEKGIKTGASKVYIEDLRLEFARDFIYPAIHGNAIYEMRYLLGTSLARPLIAKAMVEVGKKEGADAFAHGATGKGNDQVRFELAFKSLAPEKEIIAPWRTWSFGGRADLIEYAKSKGIPVPVTASKPYSMDRNLMHISYEGGILEDPYREPNEDMFLLTVSPEKAPDSPEYVELDFVEGNCVAVNGKKLNPYEVVDTLNTIGGKHGIGRVDIVENRLVGIKSRGVYETPGGTILFHAHRDLESITIDRDTQHHKDKLSAEFAELIYNGHWFSPRMAAVRAFISETQRYVTGTVKVKLYKGNCIVVGRKSQVSLYNPEMATFEKEELYNQKDAEGFINLYGLPAKEAARLRKK; this comes from the coding sequence ATGGCGGCTCAAAAGAACATAAAGAAAATCGTATTAGCTTATTCCGGAGGGCTGGATACCTCCGTGATCCTGACCTGGCTCAAAGAGACCTACGGCTGCGAAGTCGTCGCCTTTACTGCCGATGTGGGACAAAAAGAGGAACTCACCGGCTTGGAAGAAAAGGGAATCAAGACCGGAGCTTCCAAGGTTTATATCGAAGACCTGAGACTGGAGTTCGCCAGAGACTTTATTTATCCTGCCATCCACGGAAACGCCATCTATGAGATGAGATATCTCCTCGGAACCTCGCTCGCTAGACCCTTGATCGCCAAAGCGATGGTAGAGGTCGGTAAAAAAGAAGGTGCCGACGCATTCGCTCACGGGGCCACGGGAAAAGGAAACGACCAAGTTCGTTTCGAATTGGCGTTCAAATCCCTGGCACCTGAAAAAGAAATCATCGCCCCTTGGAGAACCTGGTCCTTCGGAGGAAGAGCGGACCTGATCGAGTATGCTAAGTCCAAAGGAATCCCGGTCCCTGTCACCGCATCCAAACCGTACTCGATGGACAGGAACCTAATGCATATCTCCTACGAAGGGGGAATCCTAGAAGACCCGTATCGGGAACCGAATGAAGATATGTTCCTACTCACTGTCTCTCCCGAAAAAGCCCCCGATTCTCCGGAATACGTCGAACTGGATTTCGTGGAAGGGAACTGCGTGGCGGTCAACGGTAAGAAATTGAATCCTTACGAAGTCGTGGACACGTTGAACACGATTGGAGGAAAGCACGGAATCGGAAGAGTGGACATCGTAGAAAACCGTTTGGTAGGAATCAAATCCAGAGGGGTGTACGAGACTCCCGGCGGAACGATTCTATTCCATGCACACCGGGATTTGGAATCCATCACCATCGATAGGGACACCCAACACCATAAGGATAAGCTATCCGCAGAATTTGCCGAGCTGATCTATAACGGACATTGGTTCTCCCCGAGAATGGCCGCGGTCAGAGCCTTCATCTCCGAGACCCAAAGATACGTAACGGGAACCGTTAAGGTGAAATTATACAAAGGTAATTGCATCGTCGTGGGAAGAAAGTCTCAAGTCTCTCTCTACAACCCCGAAATGGCGACCTTCGAGAAGGAAGAATTGTACAACCAGAAGGATGCCGAGGGATTCATCAATCTTTACGGACTGCCTGCTAAAGAGGCGGCAAGGCTCAGGAAAAAATGA
- a CDS encoding DUF2779 domain-containing protein — MISLPQILRAVVRRTSFLLPEFLRRKLLFDILAPYRERGIPLLGKSAYQTGEFCELQLWKSLMDPASSEREEPNQYISPKQKSLLREIASRFFPDSVHARYDNKTTRSLLDSNRPARGTCIQTDYFDCRADFIFPREEGWEVAIVKASASPKKNHIQELSFIRMVLEEAGYKVGKTLLFTVNSKYFYNEGEIDANQILHRKDCSEETIASLPYVKERAYQLLEVLENDKLPSIRFSKHCPHPRNCSYKESCYEGDSPGDLFTLREGKDITQVLWEKGIRNLSEVIPNEDFTHRQRIQVEAVKSGKEYLNREALVGFLDRLKFPLYYLDFETINPPVPIYSKSNPFQHVPFLFSLHIQRENLQEEPEEYSYIEDGNIDPRSGILSALSEKIRPGGTVLAFNDTFEKRCLKEATQAFPNFKSWFQSIEGDFVDLAKPFWDYDYYHPNQNGTTSLKTVLPVLTGAHYKDLSINAGHLANSEFLRIRTEKVSQEERSKVESELKAYCRMDTLALVLILRKLAEKLEWAPKPKG; from the coding sequence ATGATTTCCCTTCCTCAAATTCTCCGAGCCGTTGTTCGACGGACTTCATTTTTACTTCCCGAATTCCTACGTAGAAAACTGCTCTTCGACATTCTCGCTCCTTATAGGGAAAGAGGAATTCCTTTATTGGGAAAATCCGCATACCAAACGGGAGAATTCTGCGAATTACAACTTTGGAAATCCTTAATGGATCCCGCCTCTTCCGAAAGAGAGGAACCGAACCAATACATTTCTCCCAAACAGAAGTCCCTATTGAGAGAGATCGCGAGTCGATTCTTTCCGGATTCCGTTCATGCGAGATACGATAACAAAACCACAAGGTCCCTGTTGGATTCCAATCGACCCGCCAGAGGGACCTGCATCCAAACCGATTACTTTGATTGCAGGGCGGACTTTATTTTTCCGAGAGAAGAAGGTTGGGAAGTCGCGATCGTAAAGGCCTCGGCTTCTCCTAAAAAAAATCACATCCAGGAACTGTCCTTTATCCGAATGGTTTTGGAGGAGGCCGGTTATAAAGTCGGAAAGACTCTGCTCTTTACGGTAAACTCCAAATATTTTTATAATGAAGGGGAGATAGACGCCAATCAAATTCTCCACCGCAAGGATTGCAGCGAGGAAACTATAGCCTCTCTGCCCTACGTAAAGGAAAGAGCTTATCAACTCCTAGAAGTATTAGAAAACGATAAACTTCCTTCTATTCGATTCTCCAAGCATTGTCCGCACCCCAGGAATTGCTCTTATAAAGAGAGTTGTTACGAGGGAGATTCTCCGGGGGATCTGTTCACACTAAGGGAAGGTAAGGATATCACCCAAGTTCTATGGGAAAAAGGCATACGTAATCTTTCGGAAGTGATTCCTAACGAAGACTTTACACATAGGCAAAGAATCCAAGTCGAAGCCGTAAAATCGGGAAAAGAATATCTGAATAGGGAAGCTCTGGTAGGATTTCTGGATCGATTAAAATTCCCTCTTTATTATCTGGATTTCGAAACGATCAACCCTCCCGTTCCGATATACTCCAAATCCAATCCGTTCCAACACGTACCCTTTCTTTTCTCCCTACATATCCAAAGAGAAAATCTGCAAGAAGAGCCGGAAGAATATTCCTATATCGAGGACGGTAATATCGATCCTAGATCCGGTATTCTCTCCGCACTCTCGGAAAAGATCCGCCCGGGAGGAACGGTCTTGGCCTTCAATGATACTTTCGAAAAGAGATGTCTGAAAGAAGCGACTCAGGCCTTTCCGAACTTCAAGTCATGGTTCCAATCGATAGAAGGAGATTTTGTGGATTTGGCCAAACCGTTCTGGGACTACGATTATTATCATCCGAATCAGAATGGAACGACCTCCCTAAAAACGGTGTTACCCGTTCTGACCGGAGCTCATTACAAAGACCTGTCCATTAACGCGGGTCATTTGGCGAATTCCGAATTTCTTAGAATCAGAACCGAAAAAGTTTCCCAGGAAGAAAGATCCAAAGTGGAATCGGAACTGAAGGCTTATTGCAGAATGGACACCTTGGCTCTGGTTCTCATTCTACGCAAATTAGCGGAGAAGCTGGAATGGGCTCCGAAGCCGAAAGGATGA
- a CDS encoding NADP-dependent isocitrate dehydrogenase: MTSKKKIAVAKGDGIGPEIMDATLRILEAAGAKIEPVFIEIGEQVYKRGHSAGIEPSAWDVLRDTKVFFKAPITTPQGGGYKSLNVTVRTTLGLFANVRPCVSLYPYVDTKHPKLDLVIVRENEEDLYTGIEHKQTSDTVQCLKLISRPGSEKIIRYAFEYAKAYGRKKVTAMVKDNIMKQSDGLFHDVFKEIAKDYPDIEATSEIIDIGAAHLAERPQVYDVVVTLNLYGDIISDIVAQIAGSVGMAGSANIGEVVSMFEAIHGSAPDIAGKNLANPSGLLNAAVMMLVHLGQPDIAAKVQNAWLLTIEEGIHTGDIYKAGVSRIKVGTKEFADAVIGNLGHLPEKFRPVSFGKAKAIHIPEYKRVALKKELVGVDVFLDWAPGTSDELGKKLAGLAGDLKLRMITNRGVKVFPNGAPETFLTDHWRCRFVSPNTPDNEPGDGYASIQSEQIAKLLLRIAEAGLDSVQTENLYKFEGKRAFSLGGGE; the protein is encoded by the coding sequence ATGACCTCGAAGAAAAAGATCGCCGTCGCCAAAGGAGACGGAATCGGTCCCGAAATTATGGATGCCACGCTAAGAATACTGGAAGCGGCCGGCGCGAAAATCGAACCCGTCTTTATAGAAATCGGAGAGCAGGTATACAAAAGAGGTCATAGTGCCGGCATCGAGCCTTCCGCCTGGGATGTATTAAGAGACACGAAAGTCTTTTTCAAAGCGCCGATCACCACCCCGCAGGGAGGCGGATACAAAAGTTTAAACGTAACCGTCAGAACCACTTTAGGATTATTTGCAAACGTTCGCCCTTGCGTTTCCCTTTATCCTTATGTGGATACGAAGCATCCTAAATTGGATTTGGTTATCGTTAGGGAAAACGAAGAGGATCTTTACACCGGTATCGAACACAAGCAGACTTCCGATACGGTCCAATGTCTAAAACTCATCTCCCGCCCAGGTTCGGAGAAAATCATCCGTTACGCGTTCGAATACGCAAAGGCTTACGGAAGAAAGAAAGTCACGGCTATGGTAAAGGATAATATCATGAAGCAATCCGACGGACTGTTCCATGACGTATTCAAGGAGATAGCTAAAGATTATCCGGATATAGAAGCGACGAGTGAAATTATAGATATAGGCGCGGCGCATTTGGCCGAAAGACCGCAAGTTTACGATGTGGTCGTGACTTTGAATTTATACGGAGATATCATATCCGATATCGTGGCACAAATCGCCGGTTCCGTGGGCATGGCCGGTTCCGCAAACATCGGAGAAGTCGTCTCCATGTTCGAAGCGATCCACGGCTCCGCCCCCGATATCGCAGGAAAGAATTTGGCGAATCCGAGCGGACTTCTAAACGCCGCGGTCATGATGCTCGTACATTTAGGACAACCGGATATCGCGGCAAAAGTACAAAATGCATGGTTACTCACGATAGAAGAAGGAATTCATACCGGCGATATCTATAAAGCGGGTGTAAGCCGTATCAAAGTAGGGACCAAAGAATTCGCGGACGCAGTCATAGGCAACCTCGGTCATCTTCCGGAAAAATTCCGACCTGTTTCCTTCGGAAAGGCGAAAGCCATTCATATTCCCGAATACAAAAGAGTCGCTTTGAAAAAGGAATTGGTGGGTGTAGACGTATTCCTGGATTGGGCGCCCGGAACCTCGGATGAGTTAGGCAAGAAACTCGCCGGCCTAGCCGGAGATCTGAAACTTCGTATGATCACGAACCGAGGGGTGAAAGTATTTCCGAATGGAGCTCCGGAGACATTCCTAACGGACCATTGGAGATGTAGATTCGTAAGCCCAAACACTCCGGATAACGAACCGGGAGACGGTTATGCGTCTATCCAATCGGAACAGATCGCCAAGCTTTTATTGAGAATCGCGGAAGCCGGCTTAGATAGCGTGCAAACGGAGAACCTGTATAAATTCGAAGGAAAAAGAGCCTTCTCTTTAGGGGGAGGAGAATAA
- a CDS encoding pyridoxal phosphate-dependent aminotransferase — protein sequence MRSGEFSRFSDRFEYHPGQNELYKTLEEIKNSSEDWIDLTLSNPTKSGLIYPSEAILHSLSKAESLEYDPDPRGLLSARKAVVEYYREKEILYSPEDLFLTSSSSEAYSYLIKLLCNPKDRVLIPSPGYPLFEFLSLLDGVEFESYSLEENRNWSMDFQDLESKISENTKIVFVVSPNNPSGSILSPEDFSRLENLAIEKGFSIIIDEVFSDYIHDKKEHIPKTKSSKAPVFVVNGISKILALPQMKLSWIHIDGPDDWKGECKERLEIIADTYLGLSTPIQIALPDLFQWRKMIQSQIQRRIGRNLSVLEESANNENLIRYRPPLAGWYAILRSECFDPDEEICVRLLKEQKVLVHPGSMFGFAEGSGNLVLSLLSEPDPFREGIERILDFAKSIRDRA from the coding sequence ATGCGTTCAGGAGAATTTTCCAGATTTAGCGACCGCTTCGAATACCATCCCGGGCAAAACGAACTCTATAAAACTCTCGAAGAAATCAAAAATTCCTCCGAAGATTGGATCGATCTTACGCTTTCCAATCCGACCAAATCCGGTCTGATCTATCCTTCCGAGGCGATCCTACATTCTTTGAGCAAAGCCGAAAGCTTGGAATACGATCCCGATCCGAGAGGCCTACTCTCCGCAAGAAAAGCAGTCGTAGAATATTATCGGGAAAAGGAAATACTCTATTCTCCCGAGGATCTGTTTCTAACTTCTTCTTCTTCCGAAGCTTATTCTTATCTGATCAAGTTACTTTGTAACCCGAAAGACAGAGTACTCATCCCCTCACCCGGCTATCCTCTTTTCGAGTTTCTGTCCCTTTTGGACGGAGTGGAATTCGAATCTTACTCATTAGAGGAGAATAGAAACTGGAGCATGGACTTCCAAGACCTGGAATCCAAAATTTCGGAGAATACCAAGATCGTATTCGTGGTTTCTCCCAACAATCCCAGTGGCAGCATTCTGAGCCCGGAGGATTTCTCGCGATTGGAGAATTTAGCGATCGAAAAAGGTTTTTCCATAATAATCGACGAGGTCTTCTCCGATTATATCCACGACAAGAAGGAGCATATTCCGAAAACGAAAAGTTCTAAGGCTCCCGTATTCGTAGTAAACGGTATCTCCAAGATTCTCGCACTGCCTCAGATGAAACTTTCTTGGATCCATATTGACGGTCCCGACGATTGGAAAGGAGAATGCAAGGAAAGGCTAGAAATCATAGCCGACACTTATCTCGGTTTATCCACTCCGATCCAAATCGCCTTACCGGATCTTTTCCAATGGAGAAAAATGATACAGAGTCAGATCCAAAGAAGGATCGGAAGAAACCTCTCAGTCCTGGAAGAATCGGCAAATAATGAAAACTTAATTCGCTATCGTCCTCCTTTAGCCGGTTGGTATGCGATTCTCCGATCCGAGTGTTTCGATCCGGACGAAGAAATATGCGTCCGTCTTCTCAAGGAACAAAAGGTATTAGTACACCCGGGCTCCATGTTCGGATTTGCGGAAGGATCCGGAAACCTAGTCCTGAGCCTGCTTTCGGAGCCGGATCCGTTTCGGGAAGGAATCGAAAGAATTCTAGATTTCGCAAAGTCGATTCGCGATCGCGCTTAA